In one window of Mucilaginibacter auburnensis DNA:
- a CDS encoding 3-oxoacyl-ACP synthase, which produces MSDLKQELYNACLAYVQRSIDAAQQGIIEAQQAAKEDTKSSAGDKYETGREMAQQESNRNMAQLHEANKLKVQLQQVPLIPSSVVDNGSIVFTNSGNFYVAISAGSLQLDSTKYFAISLASPIGQKMKGLKAGESFNLNGKNYSIKEVR; this is translated from the coding sequence ATGTCAGATCTGAAACAAGAGTTATATAACGCATGCCTTGCGTATGTGCAGCGCAGTATTGATGCCGCTCAGCAAGGTATTATTGAGGCCCAACAGGCCGCCAAAGAAGATACTAAAAGCAGCGCAGGCGACAAATACGAAACAGGGCGCGAAATGGCACAGCAGGAAAGTAACCGCAACATGGCGCAACTGCACGAAGCCAATAAGCTTAAAGTACAGTTGCAGCAGGTGCCGTTAATTCCATCATCAGTAGTGGATAATGGGAGTATTGTGTTCACCAACTCCGGAAACTTTTACGTAGCCATAAGCGCCGGCTCTTTACAGTTGGACAGTACTAAGTACTTTGCTATTTCTTTAGCATCGCCCATAGGTCAAAAAATGAAAGGTTTGAAAGCGGGTGAGAGTTTTAACCTGAACGGAAAAAACTATTCAATAAAAGAAGTCAGATAA